In Lotus japonicus ecotype B-129 chromosome 5, LjGifu_v1.2, one genomic interval encodes:
- the LOC130717728 gene encoding disease resistance protein SUMM2-like — protein sequence MENDISSILELLISLLCEGIHEIFPRKVIKKVVIGKEELISNRDLVKLKMVEATNRTEKVNDDVLEWLNDAEKFIEEVEELEIEMETHDRADACFAQPRVLGGEKKYWLYKGMLKKIKRLNAKCEFEPFSTPISGLEYFSSEYFVSFNSTKEASDQLMKALKDDSNHIIGLYGKRGSGKTKLVEVVGKKAKCLMVFNEVIFATVSQNANNVRRIQDQIADSLDLTFERYSEAARARTISSKIESKGRVLVILDDVREKLELKDLGIPINGNRCKVLLTTRSQQECTLMDCQREIPLCPLSEEEAWALLKKHSDIDDESSSDLLTVARELANECQGLLGTIKDVGSSLQCQPIEEWKALIDSLRHSARYQIFLSFRGDDTRYSFTGSLYDALCREGFKTFMDDGGLEGGDQISQTLITAIEASRLSIIVLSENYAKSAWCLDELVKIVECMKTKNQLVWPIFYKVEPSDVRYQKNSYGEAMVAHENRFVNDSEKIQRWRLALFEVAGLSGMAYCNGYEYKFIQTIVERAKNNKNRLYLQSTYME from the exons ATGGAAAATGACATCTCTTCTATTTTGGAGCTACTCATTTCATTACTATGTGAAGGAATACATGAGATTTTTCCCAGAAAAGTCATCAAAAAAGTGGTTATTGGGAAGGAGGAGTTGATTTCAAATCGAGATCTTGTAAAGCTAAAAATGGTTGAAGCTACAAACAGAACAGAAAAGGTCAATGATGATGTTCTAGAGTGGCTAAATGATGCAGAGAAGTTCATAGAAGAGGTGGAGGAGCTTGAAATAGAAATGGAGACTCACGATCGGGCCGATGCTTGTTTTGCACAACCACGTGTGCTTGGTGGTGAGAAGAAATATTGGTTGTACAAAGGAATGCTAAAGAAAATAAAGAGGTTGAATGCCAAATGTGAATTTGAGCCATTTTCCACCCCAATTTCAGGTCTAGAGTACTTCTCTTCTGAATATTTTGTGTCTTTCAACTCTACTAAAGAGGCTTCAGATCAACTTATGAAAGCTCTAaaagatgatagtaaccatatCATTGGATTGTATGGGAAGCGGGGCTCTGGCAAAACAAAATTGGTAGAAGTAGTGGGTAAGAAAGCCAAATGtttaatggtttttaatgaAGTTATATTTGCCACTGTGTCCCAAAATGCAAATAATGTCCGAAGGATTCAAGACCAAATTGCTGACTCCTTGGATCTGACATTTGAAAGATATTCTGAAGCAGCTAGAGCAAGGACAATATCTTCAAAAATTGAAAGTAAGGGTCGAGTTCTTGTTATCTTAGATGATGTTCGGGAAAAACTTGAGCTTAAGGATTTAGGTATTCCTATTAATGGTAATAGATGCAAGGTCCTTTTGACCACACGTAGCCAACAAGAATGTACCTTAATGGATTGTCAGAGAGAAATTCCTCTGTGTCCCTTGTCTGAAGAGGAAGCTTGGGCTTTGCTAAAAAAACATTCAGACATTGATGATGAGTCCTCGTCCGACCTATTAACCGTGGCACGAGAACTTGCTAATGAATGTCAAGGGTTACTTGGTACAATTAAAGATGTGGGATCTTCCTTACAATGTCAACCCATTGAGGAGTGGAAAGCATTAATAGATAGCTTGAGACATTCGGCTCGCTACCAAATCTTTCTCAGCTTTAGGGGAGATGATACTCGCTACTCTTTTACTGGTTCTCTCTATGATGCTCTGTGCCGAGAGGGATTCAAGACCTTCATGGATGATGGGGGATTGGAGGGTGGCGACCAGATTTCACAAACTCTTATCACTGCAATTGAAGCATCAAGGCTTTCTATTATTGTTCTATCTGAAAATTATGCAAAATCCGCATGGTGTCTTGATGAACTTGTCAAGATCGTGGAGTGTATGAAGACAAAGAATCAATTAGTTTGGCCAATCTTTTACAAGGTGGAACCATCAGATGTAAGATATCAGAAAAATAGTTACGGAGAAGCCATGGTTGCACATGAAAATAGATTTGTGAATGATTCTGAGAAGATTCAAAGATGGAGGTTAGCTTTGTTTGAAGTTGCTGGCTTATCTGGAATGGCTTATTGTAATGG GTATGAATATAAGTTTATTCAAACAATTGTGGAAAGGGCCAAGAATAATAAGAATCGCTTGTATCTACAAAGCACATATATGGAGTAG